The nucleotide window ATCTGGCGTGTTTCGTACTTGACGACAGATCCGACCGAGTCGCGGGCCCACCAAACAGGCGTACCGACCAGCGAAGCCGGATCCGGGGATGCATGGTCTTGCATGACTACCCGGCAAGCATCCTCCCACACCGAATAGAACGCCGTCGTTCCGTAGATTTGGAGCTGCGGCGCCGCGCCTGCTAGTCTCGAATCCATCGTTTCGCGAAGCAGCTTGAATAGATGCAATGTGTCCGTGCGAAACGCGGTGCGCTGTTCTATGGACAGTCGCCGCAGGTGGTAACTGCGCTGATCTTCTGGAAGTGGCCAATGAGAAATGGCGATGCCTGTAGCCTGCTGTGCATGCTTGAGCGAGGCCGGTACTTCGAATCCGTAGCGATCGAGTAGGTGCCAAAGCACGCTAATTTGGAGGGCGCTGATGTCGTTGAACACGCCTTCGCGTCGCTCTGCGATGATGGATGGGTAAACGACAGAACCTTGGACAAACAAAGGGGTCCGTTTGGCAATTGTCTTGACCCAGTGTGGACGACCATTGTCACTAACTTGCGCCTGCTCACGGCAGTACACGCCATGCGCAAAATACCAGTCTCGCAGACCCAGCAATGCGTCGAATTCCCTAAGGACCTCGCTATTTCCATACTCCGGATCGCGCATTCTGTCCACGGATGGTCTTCGTCGCAAACTTCTCGCAAAGTAGACTTGGAGAATTCGTAGAACTTCCTGCAACCCCATTGGTCTTGCATCGCCGAACTTGGGCTGCGCAAACAGCAAGGAGTTTGTAAAAACGACGATGCCTACGAACGTGAGTTGGAAACTCTTGTCGCCCTCATCTCGCAGAATCCTGGCATTGACGAGATTCGTGAATTCCCGATGGTTGATGTGCAGGCGGTCAGTCCATCCAGTTTCCGTCAGCGACGTGCCCTCAAGAACTGTGA belongs to Rhodoferax saidenbachensis and includes:
- a CDS encoding LlaJI family restriction endonuclease codes for the protein MKARLLQTDFDMGAVTVLEGTSLTETGWTDRLHINHREFTNLVNARILRDEGDKSFQLTFVGIVVFTNSLLFAQPKFGDARPMGLQEVLRILQVYFARSLRRRPSVDRMRDPEYGNSEVLREFDALLGLRDWYFAHGVYCREQAQVSDNGRPHWVKTIAKRTPLFVQGSVVYPSIIAERREGVFNDISALQISVLWHLLDRYGFEVPASLKHAQQATGIAISHWPLPEDQRSYHLRRLSIEQRTAFRTDTLHLFKLLRETMDSRLAGAAPQLQIYGTTAFYSVWEDACRVVMQDHASPDPASLVGTPVWWARDSVGSVVKYETRQIPDIILVRDSWHLIIDAKYYYRFPQSHPGGQDIVKQLYYMESLRVAPADVLSVFLLPMPGANEPMFLGYATIEAAHRTFDKIEAWGVDPKLLLSQYASNSARSKDDLINPILAQRGGVAKIINQTPADISG